The Geotalea uraniireducens Rf4 genome window below encodes:
- the pyk gene encoding pyruvate kinase encodes MNLADHKTKIVCTIGPASESREVMERMARGGMNVARLNFSHGDFAAHKRVIDNLRAVSMSTGCRIAIMADLSGPKMRIGKLKEEPIELNPGDPFVLTTDEIDGDRGRVSVSFNRLPQAVKPGDALFLNDGIIQLEVESVTGSDVVCRVVVGGELRSRKGLNLPGINLGINAFTERDHACLKFAAQEGVDAVSQSFVESGADIRAVRQAAEALDYHPFIIAKIERSNALEHMDDILDAADGIMIARGDLGVEVPIERIAIIQKDLMRQANRYAKPVITATQMLESMTENRRPTRAEATDVANAILDGTDCVMLSGESAMGKYPVDAVEMLARIAATVEPHKQPVTVKGLFEGIDLKGRLKPGHLIAMAVEASITYAPPAAVFVPTHSGLTARSLSLFRMPVWTVAVSSLEQTCQNLAFSYGVFPVFEPEHPEDWDSFVRSWLAKYGVTGDMAILTEGPSTKHPGTHNRMEIIAL; translated from the coding sequence GTGAACCTTGCCGACCACAAGACCAAGATCGTCTGCACCATCGGCCCGGCCTCCGAATCTCGGGAGGTTATGGAACGGATGGCACGGGGGGGGATGAACGTCGCCCGCTTGAACTTTTCCCATGGCGACTTCGCCGCCCACAAGCGGGTGATCGATAATCTCCGGGCCGTGTCCATGTCCACAGGTTGCCGGATAGCGATCATGGCCGACCTCTCCGGACCCAAGATGCGCATCGGCAAGCTGAAAGAAGAGCCGATCGAACTGAACCCGGGTGATCCCTTCGTGTTGACGACCGACGAGATCGACGGTGACAGGGGCAGGGTGTCGGTTTCCTTCAATCGGCTGCCCCAGGCGGTCAAGCCCGGTGATGCGCTCTTCCTCAATGATGGCATCATCCAGCTGGAGGTCGAGTCAGTCACCGGAAGCGACGTTGTCTGCCGGGTGGTCGTGGGCGGCGAGTTGCGCTCCCGCAAGGGACTCAATCTCCCCGGTATCAATCTCGGCATCAACGCCTTCACGGAGCGTGATCACGCGTGCCTGAAGTTCGCAGCACAAGAGGGAGTCGACGCGGTCAGCCAGTCCTTTGTCGAGTCCGGTGCCGACATCAGGGCTGTCCGTCAGGCTGCGGAAGCGCTCGACTACCACCCGTTCATCATCGCCAAGATCGAGCGGTCGAACGCCCTTGAACATATGGATGACATCTTGGATGCTGCGGACGGCATCATGATCGCCCGGGGCGACCTGGGCGTGGAGGTACCGATAGAAAGGATCGCCATTATCCAGAAGGATCTCATGCGCCAGGCCAACCGGTACGCCAAGCCGGTTATAACGGCAACGCAGATGCTCGAATCCATGACCGAGAACAGGCGGCCGACACGCGCCGAGGCCACCGATGTGGCAAACGCCATCCTCGACGGCACCGATTGCGTCATGCTCTCGGGAGAGTCGGCCATGGGCAAGTATCCCGTGGATGCCGTAGAGATGCTTGCCAGGATAGCGGCCACCGTCGAGCCCCACAAACAGCCGGTCACGGTCAAGGGACTCTTCGAGGGTATAGACCTCAAGGGGAGGCTGAAGCCCGGGCACCTCATTGCCATGGCGGTCGAGGCGAGCATTACGTACGCACCTCCCGCGGCGGTCTTCGTCCCGACCCACAGCGGATTAACCGCCCGGAGCCTGTCGCTCTTCAGAATGCCGGTCTGGACCGTGGCAGTGAGTTCACTTGAACAGACCTGCCAGAACCTCGCCTTTTCCTACGGGGTGTTTCCCGTGTTCGAGCCGGAGCATCCGGAGGACTGGGATTCTTTTGTGCGGAGCTGGCTTGCGAAGTATGGGGTGACCGGGGACATGGCAATCCTTACCGAAGGCCCCTCGACAAAGCATCCCGGGACGCACAACCGGATGGAGATCATCGCCCTGTAG